The Pleuronectes platessa chromosome 10, fPlePla1.1, whole genome shotgun sequence genome contains a region encoding:
- the LOC128449664 gene encoding protein LYRIC: MQMEQWQDAASRQVELLTHRLNELLSRGLELLRVELGVDLGLKPDLIPPWVSLLAACTGLVLLVALWASVCRGLFKKRPAHSPVDDGIEVTRGLSKPVKTEDPKKKKKKAEKKAQSNGRAVSEPQEEVEEVNVSEETVPHHPPPAPEVKAEKGAEIKKSKKKAVKETKTVSAHGKEPEEGTWETKVSNKEKREQRKKDKGSSDGSASPGGGDTPLNYSPEQPKAPKAPVPANQKKKKGESTKVKTEKVEAVVSQVNSREMAAETAGVTDMAVNAPAHVVPQKSGPWTTNREPASLWRAEIDESWTVIDRGMPATELKLSLTGLGVGAAEPHAVSDLPWISQPRVDEGWSGLNGGSVDPSSDWNAPSEPWGNFEEPTLEPVPAQEQSLPEPVKDDDEDEKDKREAASDGAVKTKKKKKKKKKAGEEGGATDQGEEPEKEAAPAASVKKQPPLQEKPAAIQPVKAAAAEARVERPVKDKISPPKNVTQVPQKPTDGETTAKQNSLPAPAQQKKPEESQAPKPAKKKKARRET, encoded by the exons ATGCAAATGGAGCAGTGGCAGGACGCGGCCTCTCGGCAGGTCGAGCtgctgacacaccgtctgaatGAACTGTTGTCCAGGGGGCTGGAGCTGCTGCGCGTCGAGCTCGGCGTGGATTTGGGTTTGAAGCCCGACCTCATTCCGCCATGGGTGAGCCTCTTAGCGGCGTGCACCGGGCTGGTGCTGTTGGTCGCTCTGTGGGCCTCGGTCTGCCGGGGTCTCTTCAAGAAACGACCCGCTCACAGTCCCGTGGACGACGGCATTGAAGTGACGCGCGGTCTCAGTAAACCTGTAAAAACCGAGGACccgaagaaaaagaagaagaaagcagaAAAG AAAGCCCAGTCTAATGGGAGAGCTGTCTCTGAgccacaggaggaggtggaggaggtcaaCGTGTCGGAGGAAACTGTGCCACATCACCCGCCCCCGGCACCAGAAGTCAAGGCTGAGAAGGGTGCAGAG ATAAAGAAATCCAAGAAGAAGGCTGTGAAGGAGACTAAGACCGTGTCTGCACATGGCAAAGAACCAGAAGAAG GCACATGGGAGACCAAAGTCAGCAACAAGGAGAAGCGTGAACAGCGCAAGAAAGACAAAGGCTCTAGTGATGGCTCAGCCAGTCCTGGAGGAGGGGACACGCCTCTAAACTATTCTCCAGAGCAGCCCAAGGCCCCTAAAGCTCCAGTTCCTGCgaaccagaagaagaaaaaag GAGAATCCACAAAAGTGAAGACAGAGAAGGTGGAGGCTGTTGTATCTCAAG TGAACAGCAGAGAGATGGCAGCAGAAACTGCGGGTGTGACGGACATGGCTGTCAATGCACCTGCCCACGTTGTTCCTCAGAAGTCAGGCCCCTGGACCACCAATAGAGAACCAGCGTCACTTTGGAGAGCCGAGATTGATG AGTCGTGGACTGTGATTGACAGGGGAATGCCTGCTACAGAGCTTAAATTGTCTTTAACTGGACTGGGAGTTGGTGCTGCTG AGCCGCACGCTGTGAGTGACCTGCCCTGGATCAGTCAGCCCAGAGTGGACGAAGGGTGGTCTGGCCTCA aTGGTGGTTCCGTCGACCCCAGCTCTGACTGGAATGCCCCCTCTGAACCCTGGGGAAACTTTGAGGAGCCCACTCTTGAGCCGGTTCCGGCTCAGGAGCAGTCCCTCCCTGAGcctgtcaag gaTGATGACGAGGATGAAAAGGACAAGAGAGAGGCTGCTTCTGATGGAGCAGTTAAaactaaaaagaagaagaagaagaagaagaaggctggagaggagggaggagcaacTGACCAG GGCGAGGAGCCAGAAAAGGAGGCCGCACCTGCAGCCTCAGTGAAGAAGCAGCCACCTCTTCAGGAGAAACCTGCTGCCATCCAGCCTGTCAaagcagctgctgctgag GCAAGAGTGGAGCGACCAGTGAAGGACAAGatatcccccccaaaaaacgtcACTCAAGTACCACAGAAGCCCACTGATGGAGAAACCACTGCCAAGCAGAACAGCCTTCCTGCTCCAGCTCAACAGA AAAAACCTGAGGAGAGCCAAGCACCCAAAccagcaaagaagaagaaggcaaGGAGAGAGACATGA